The Deltaproteobacteria bacterium genome has a segment encoding these proteins:
- a CDS encoding riboflavin synthase: MFTGIIEGTGHVKRVNKNDAGAQIEIAVDFNLEQTNVGESIAVNGCCLTVTSRLGNTFWADLSLETLEKTNLGDLKNDSPVNLERPLKMGERLGGHLVQGHVDGMALVEAVETVGEAKKVTLKVPDPLSRYLVEKGSVAVDGVSLTINECKKNLFSVMVIPHTQVKTTFQTLQVGDKVNLEVDIIGKYVEKLTFLDSEEYQKKSKVTQEFLKKHGF, from the coding sequence ATGTTTACGGGCATTATTGAAGGAACGGGGCATGTTAAACGGGTCAATAAGAATGACGCCGGTGCTCAAATTGAAATCGCGGTTGATTTTAATTTGGAGCAGACCAACGTTGGCGAATCCATTGCCGTCAACGGCTGTTGTCTCACTGTAACCTCCCGTCTTGGAAACACCTTTTGGGCCGATTTGAGTTTGGAAACCCTTGAAAAAACGAACTTGGGAGATTTGAAGAATGATTCTCCCGTCAATCTGGAACGCCCCTTAAAAATGGGGGAAAGACTTGGTGGACATTTGGTGCAAGGGCACGTTGATGGAATGGCGTTGGTGGAGGCGGTCGAAACGGTTGGGGAAGCCAAAAAAGTCACACTCAAAGTGCCCGATCCTCTCAGCCGCTATTTGGTTGAAAAAGGTTCCGTCGCGGTGGATGGCGTGAGCCTCACTATTAATGAGTGCAAAAAAAATCTTTTTTCGGTGATGGTGATCCCGCATACCCAAGTAAAAACAACATTTCAGACACTTCAGGTGGGAGATAAGGTCAATTTAGAGGTTGACATTATTGGGAAGTACGTAGAAAAGCTGACCTTTCTTGACAGCGAAGAGTACCAGAAAAAATCAAAAGTTACGCAGGAGTTCTTAAAGAAACATGGGTTTTGA